A single Triticum dicoccoides isolate Atlit2015 ecotype Zavitan chromosome 2A, WEW_v2.0, whole genome shotgun sequence DNA region contains:
- the LOC119355655 gene encoding septin and tuftelin-interacting protein 1 homolog 1-like, with product MALLQPSFNGALLDKDDDDDSAGSYKCTNAAVAKMMRLWNYKDGSGLGAQGQGIIVPIQPAVRRRRRAGIGHRDKPYDNGLQVAPPLSPVEDDLDECREWEAVVGALRLERECHEKTLTLLREMKLHGDSSVETADALAAIVKSGEVLQGKRALGAWKAALPPSTVRYIVDKVLSPRLAVEAQQWRPSWDPECDDWLRPWIPLIGHLPESLYDVVESKISSAGHDIVRPWKDYFDPAHWELFARRHVLPELTRLMRELRMTPPKQTDSSLHMAMLWAPLLHAEDVLSILEETEFFDKWESALRHWLQSAKPSYGEAVAWCTGWKKLFTPELLADEHVLARLDAGAAMVDQETQDLDSLLGYSW from the coding sequence ATGGCGCTACTGCAACCCAGCTTCAACGGGGCGCTGCTCGacaaggacgacgacgacgactccgCGGGCAGCTACAAGTGCACCAATGCGGCGGTGGCCAAGATGATGCGGCTATGGAACTACAAGGACGGCTCCGGACTTGGCGCACAAGGCCAAGGCATCATCGTCCCAATACAACCCGCCGTGCGTCGTCGTCGCAGGGCCGGCATCGGCCACCGCGACAAGCCTTACGACAACGGCCTGCAGGTTGCGCCGCCGCTGTCGCCGGTGGAAGACGACTTAGACGAGTGCCGTGAGTGGGAGGCTGTCGTAGGAGCCCTGCGGCTGGAACGAGAGTGCCACGAGAAGACTCTGACGCTGCTGCGTGAGATGAAGCTTCATGGGGACAGCAGCGTGGAGACGGCGGACGCGCTGGCGGCCATCGTCAAGTCCGGGGAGGTGCTCCAGGGGAAGCGCGCGCTAGGGGCGTGGAAGGCCGCGTTGCCCCCATCCACCGTGCGCTACATCGTCGACAAGGTTCTCTCGCCGAGGCTCGCCGTGGAAGCGCAACAGTGGCGCCCGTCGTGGGACCCGGAGTGCGACGATTGGCTACGCCCCTGGATCCCTCTGATCGGCCACCTGCCGGAGAGCCTCTACGACGTCGTGGAGAGCAAGATCAGCAGCGCCGGCCACGACATCGTCCGGCCGTGGAAAGACTACTTCGACCCGGCGCACTGGGAACTCTTCGCCAGGCGCCACGTCCTGCCTGAGCTGACACGGCTGATGCGGGAGCTGAGGATGACGCCCCCAAAGCAGACGGACAGCTCGTTGCACATGGCGATGCTGTGGGCGCCGCTCCTGCACGCCGAAGACGTGCTATCGATCTTGGAAGAAACGGAGTTCTTCGACAAATGGGAGAGCGCGCTGCGCCACTGGCTGCAATCCGCGAAGCCGTCGTACGGGGAGGCCGTCGCATGGtgcaccggctggaagaagctctTCACCCCGGAGCTGCTCGCCGACGAGCACGTGCTCGCGCGTCTGGACGCCGGCGCTGCCATGGTGGATCAAGAAACGCAAGACCTCGACAGCCTTCTTGGGTATAGTTGGTAG